A window of Variovorax sp. PBL-E5 contains these coding sequences:
- a CDS encoding enoyl-CoA hydratase/isomerase family protein has translation MSEPVSKTALGRVTVLTMNAPEKMNAVSLEMRNALIESLHECFLDDACSAVVLAGAGGNFSAGGDIKSARPAPELLARTLRHKLGRLQELVRVICNAPKPVVAAVDGKAYGAGLSLATACDAVVAQQGAQFCAAFGKVGLVPDAGLFYTLPRRVGAARAQHMMLSARVVPAGEALDTGLVDSLAPEGELIAMACAEAERLAQIAPLAFAAIKSLSNSSCASLEQAFSEEQRLQPLLAMTEDNHEARSAFAERRKPVFRGR, from the coding sequence ATGAGCGAACCCGTTTCAAAGACCGCCTTGGGCCGTGTCACTGTCCTCACGATGAACGCGCCCGAAAAGATGAATGCCGTCTCTCTAGAGATGCGCAATGCGCTCATCGAATCGCTGCACGAATGCTTCCTGGACGACGCGTGTTCCGCCGTCGTGCTGGCCGGCGCGGGCGGCAACTTCAGCGCCGGCGGCGACATCAAGAGCGCGCGACCCGCACCCGAGTTGCTGGCGCGCACGCTGCGCCACAAGCTGGGCCGCCTGCAGGAGTTGGTGCGCGTGATCTGCAATGCACCCAAACCCGTGGTGGCCGCCGTGGATGGCAAGGCCTACGGCGCCGGGCTGTCGCTGGCGACCGCCTGCGATGCCGTCGTCGCACAGCAAGGCGCGCAGTTCTGCGCCGCCTTCGGCAAGGTGGGACTGGTCCCCGATGCCGGACTCTTCTACACGCTGCCGCGCCGCGTCGGCGCCGCGCGCGCGCAGCACATGATGCTGAGTGCGCGCGTGGTGCCGGCCGGCGAAGCGCTGGACACGGGCCTGGTGGACAGCCTGGCACCCGAAGGCGAGCTCATCGCGATGGCCTGCGCCGAGGCCGAGCGCCTGGCGCAGATCGCGCCGTTGGCTTTCGCGGCGATCAAGTCGCTGTCCAACAGCAGCTGCGCCAGCCTGGAACAGGCCTTCTCCGAAGAGCAGCGCCTGCAGCCGCTGCTGGCCATGACCGAGGACAACCACGAGGCGCGCTCCGCATTCGCCGAGCGCCGCAAGCCGGTCTTTCGCGGGCGCTGA
- a CDS encoding SDR family oxidoreductase gives MFSESMLAGKRVLITGGGTGLGKTVGRRAVELGAELTIVGRRAEVLNETAAEFDALGQKRTTAIACDIREGEAVAQMMDQAWQAGPQDVVINNAAGTMLARSETLSSRAVDAVLRVSLHGATYVSLEAGRRWIADRRPGLLMYTLAAGFEDGRPFMLPLTLAKGGLLTLLRTLAVEWGPRQIRTVGVAPGNFPTPGAAAKLQTGRTADPAPMIPLGRVGRHSELADLYAFLMSDLATYISGEAITIDGAKGLRTNGVDDLMQWTPEQWDALRPKKG, from the coding sequence ATGTTCAGCGAATCCATGCTGGCGGGCAAACGCGTGCTGATCACGGGCGGCGGCACGGGCCTGGGCAAGACGGTCGGGCGGCGCGCGGTCGAACTGGGCGCCGAGCTCACCATCGTCGGCCGCCGCGCCGAGGTGCTCAACGAAACGGCGGCGGAGTTCGACGCGCTGGGCCAAAAGAGGACCACGGCGATCGCCTGCGACATCCGCGAAGGCGAGGCGGTCGCGCAGATGATGGACCAGGCGTGGCAGGCCGGCCCGCAGGACGTGGTCATCAACAACGCCGCCGGCACCATGCTCGCGCGCAGCGAGACCTTGTCCTCGCGCGCGGTGGACGCGGTGCTGCGCGTGTCGCTCCACGGCGCGACCTACGTCTCGCTCGAGGCCGGCAGGCGCTGGATCGCGGACCGCCGGCCGGGCCTGCTGATGTACACGCTGGCCGCGGGCTTCGAGGACGGGCGACCCTTCATGCTGCCGCTCACGCTGGCCAAGGGCGGGCTGCTGACGCTGCTGCGCACGCTCGCAGTCGAATGGGGACCCAGGCAGATCCGCACCGTGGGCGTGGCGCCGGGCAACTTTCCCACGCCCGGCGCGGCGGCGAAGCTGCAGACCGGCCGCACGGCGGATCCGGCCCCGATGATTCCACTCGGCCGCGTGGGCCGGCACAGCGAACTGGCCGACCTCTACGCATTCCTGATGTCCGACCTGGCGACCTACATTTCCGGCGAAGCCATCACCATCGACGGCGCCAAGGGCCTGCGCACCAACGGCGTCGACGACCTGATGCAGTGGACGCCCGAACAGTGGGATGCGCTGCGGCCGAAGAAGGGCTGA
- a CDS encoding MaoC/PaaZ C-terminal domain-containing protein has translation MPLNAQAILAHPFADIEQVLDDKACMLFALSIGVGSDPTDLAELPYVFEEELQVFPTLPIVLGHPGPWMANPAMGIDRQMLVHGTQRLELHAPLRPGAPFVARNRILELVDKGADSGAIIVTERTLCDKASGALLARIESGTFCRADGGFGGQRDLSHDFKPVPDRAADQECRMPTQPNQALWYRLNGDRNPLHASPAFAARAGFPRPILHGLCTYSIAAHALMKMAGAAARLRSIESRFTKPVFPGETIRVQAWNEPHGMAFRAHVDTRQAMVLDRGLATFA, from the coding sequence ATGCCATTGAACGCCCAAGCCATCCTCGCGCATCCCTTCGCCGACATCGAGCAGGTGCTCGACGACAAGGCCTGCATGCTGTTCGCATTGTCCATCGGTGTCGGCAGCGATCCGACGGACCTTGCCGAGCTGCCGTACGTGTTCGAGGAAGAGCTCCAGGTGTTCCCGACACTGCCGATCGTGCTCGGCCATCCCGGTCCCTGGATGGCGAACCCTGCGATGGGCATCGATCGCCAGATGCTGGTCCACGGCACGCAGCGGCTGGAACTGCACGCGCCGCTGCGGCCGGGCGCGCCTTTCGTGGCGCGCAACCGCATCCTCGAGCTGGTCGACAAGGGCGCCGACAGTGGCGCGATCATCGTCACCGAGCGCACGCTGTGCGACAAGGCCAGCGGCGCGTTGCTCGCGCGCATCGAGTCGGGCACCTTCTGCCGCGCCGACGGCGGCTTCGGCGGACAGCGCGATCTCTCGCACGACTTCAAGCCCGTGCCCGATCGCGCCGCCGACCAGGAATGCCGCATGCCCACGCAGCCGAATCAGGCGCTTTGGTATCGGCTCAACGGCGACCGCAATCCGCTGCATGCGAGCCCCGCGTTCGCTGCCAGGGCCGGCTTCCCGCGGCCTATCCTTCACGGCCTGTGCACCTACTCCATCGCCGCTCACGCGCTCATGAAGATGGCCGGCGCCGCGGCCAGGCTGCGCTCGATCGAGAGCCGCTTCACCAAGCCTGTGTTCCCGGGCGAGACGATCCGCGTGCAAGCGTGGAACGAGCCGCACGGCATGGCGTTTCGTGCGCACGTGGATACGCGCCAGGCGATGGTGCTCGACCGCGGGCTCGCGACCTTCGCCTGA